One window of the Betta splendens chromosome 21, fBetSpl5.4, whole genome shotgun sequence genome contains the following:
- the slc39a10 gene encoding zinc transporter ZIP10: MRVHVHTKFCFLCVLTFLFHQCNHCHAEKHGHQHSGPQHADHKHTHSDLQISEAPYMRGATGPTESTRPKGDPLEVEQHFYIQQLFRRYGQRDRLDFHGFQSLLLSLGLGEVKVVGVEHEDLGHDHVAHLDLLDMQKGLHSHSPDSDGDGQGHGHDHRHHKPGSRHPPTEIVSTTCSRQTTAASPAAGAPSHHEHNHDHDLDHNHGADADHDHNHTKVDNNDHKHSGVHVQDTHEHGHDGHDHAHEEHKQEQVRAQSKDNNVSSQPHDHHHHGDHERSHVDQIQTRTDIPHISQEQLLLDMEQERSQVPQEADPSSVPPESLPKKARKPARVRGQRGRNKTLPTDTPLPHDTDHGHEYEHSHDHDHRHGHSHSHKAKREAPGGLPTHTLPVPLLSGHPGGVSHQHEECLNLTQLLTYYGLTPESVISPSQFTYLCPALLYQIDSRVCIRHYHQMDVEQEALEPISSVWVWVWGFVSITIISLLSLLGVVLVPILKQSCFKFLLTFLVALAVGTLSGDALLHLLPHSQGQHDHSEAGTSHDTDLMADFDGVWKGLTALSGIYLLFIIEHCIGMFKHYKDQRGSMKAGEEGKIGRKLSDHKLNRRSDAEWLHLKPISEDPDSTAVSCDNGHNDTQLTELQTPDSPTNKTPLAPAQPQQQQPSPTKENGRGSKHHRHSHGHGHSHGGNCHSDQEMKDAGIASIAWMVIMGDGMHNFSDGLAIGAAFSANLTGGISTSVAVFCHELPHELGDFAVLLKAGMTVKQAIVYNLLSALMAYVGMLIGTAVGQYTHNVTNWIFAITAGMFLYVALVDMLPEMLHGDSEDHKRCQLGHFILQNLGMLTGFGIMLLIAIFEDRIVFDFGF, translated from the exons ATGCGAGTCCACGTGCACACCAAgttctgtttcctgtgtgtgctcACCTTCCTCTTCCACCAGTGCAACCACTGTCATGCAGAGAAACACGGCCATCAGCACAGTGGACCTCAGCATGCCGAtcacaagcacacgcacagcGACCTGCAGATTTCTGAGGCTCCATACATGAGGGGAGCCACTGGGCCCACAGAGTCCACACGGCCCAAAGGAGACCCcttggaggtggagcagcactTCTACATCCAGCAGCTGTTCAGGCGCTACGGCCAGAGGGACCGCCTCGATTTCCATGGATTTCAGAGTCTGCTGCTGAGTTTGGGTTTGGGCGAAGTGAAGGTGGTCGGTGTGGAGCATGAGGATCTCGGTCATGACCATGTAGCCCACCTCGACTTGCTGGATATGCAGAAGGGGCTTCACTCACATTCACCTGACAGTGATGGAGATGGTCAGGGACACGGACATGACCATCGGCACCACAAACCCGGCTCCCGCCACCCACCCACAGAAATAGTTTCCACCACCTGCAGCCGACAGACTACTGCTGCCAGTCCCGCTGCAGGTGCACCTTCACACCATGAACATAACCATGATCATGATCTTGACCACAATCATGGAGCTGATGCTGACCATGATCATAATCACACTAAGGTAGATAACAATGACCATAAACATTCTGGTGTGCATGTgcaggacacacatgaacatggCCATGACGGCCATGATCACGCACATgaagaacacaaacaggaacaggtACGGGCGCAGTCGAAGGACAACAACGTCTCCTCGCAGCCTCATGATCACCACCACCACGGTGATCATGAACGTAGCCATGTTGACCAGATACAGACTCGCACAGACATTCCTCACATCAGCCAGGAACAGCTCCTCCTTGACATGGAACAGGAGCGTTCCCAAGTCCCTCAGGAAGCAGATCCCTCTTCTGTCCCCCCAGAAAGCCTGCCCAAGAAGGCCAGAAAGCCAgcgagggtcagaggtcagcgagGGCGAAACAAAACCCTGCCTACTGACACACCTCTACCTCACGACACTGACCATGGCCACGAATATGAACATAGTCATGACCATGATCACAGACACGGTCACAGCCATTCTCATAAAGCTAAGagagaagctccaggtgggCTTCCCACCCACACTTTGCcagttcctctcctctctgggcATCCAGGGGGTGTGTCCCACCAGCACGAGGAG TGTTTGAACTTGACCCAGTTGCTCACCTACTATGGCCTGACCCCCGAGTCGGTCATCTCCCCCAGTCAGTTCACCTACCTGTGTCCAGCCCTGCTCTACCAGATAGACAGTCGGGTATGCATTCGCCATTACCACCAGATGGATGTGGAACAGGAAGCTCTGGAGCCCATCAGTTCTG tctgggtctgggtctggggcTTTGtgtccatcaccatcatcagtCTGCTGTCTCTGCTGGGCGTGGTGCTCGTACCCATCCTCAAACAGTCCTGCTTCAAGTTCCTGCTCACCTTCCTGGTGGCACTGGCGGTGGGCACGCTCAGTGGAGACgcgctcctccacctgctgcctcaC TCTCAAGGACAGCATGACCACAGCGAGGCAGGAACGAGCCATGACACCGATCTGATGGCCGACTTCGATGGAGTGTGGAAGGGGCTGACGGCGCTATCCGGCATttacctcctcttcatcattgaACACTGTATTGGCATGTTCAAGCACTACAAAGACCAGAGG GGCTCCATGAAGGCGGGTGAGGAGGGCAAGATCGGCAGGAAGCTGTCAGATCACAAGCTAAACCGACGCTCGGACGCCGAGTGGCTGCACCTGAAGCCAATCAGCGAAG ATCCTGACAGCACGGCCGTCTCCTGCGACAACGGACACAACGACACCCAGCTCACGGAGCTCCAGACCCCCGATTCTCCCACCAACAAGacaccactggcccccgcgcaaccccaacagcagcagccgtcaCCCACCAAGGAGAACGGCCGCGGCTCCAAGCACCACAGACACTCGCACGGCCACGGCCACTCGCACGGCGGGAACTGCCACTCTGACCAGGAAATGAAGGACGCTGGCATCGCCAGCATTGCCTGGATGGTGATCATGGGCGACGGCATGCATAACTTCAGCGACGGCCTGGCCATAG gagcagcattTAGCGCGAACCTGACCGGAGGCATCAGTACATCAGTGGCTGTTTTCTGCCACGAATTGCCCCATGAGCTCG GTGACTTCGCCGTGCTCCTGAAAGCCGGGATGACGGTGAAGCAGGCCATTGTCTACAATCTGCTGTCCGCCCTCATGGCCTACGTTGGCATGCTGATCGGCACAGCTGTGGGCCAGTACACACACAACGTGACCAACTGGATCTTCGCCATCACAGCTGGCATGTTCCTTTACGTGGCTCTGGTGGATATG CTGCCAGAAATGCTTCACGGAGACAGCGAGGACCACAAGCGCTGCCAGCTGGGACACTTTATCCTGCAGAACCTGGGCATGCTGACCGGGTTCGGCATCATGCTGCTCATCGCCATCTTTGAAGACCGCATCGTTTTCGATTTTGGCTTTTAG